The region CCATTGGTATTTTTTCACTAATTTGCGTTAAAAGATGTATATTTGCTTGTTTAGTAGCACTAACTACCGGATCAATTATCAATCCTTTAACACCATCATCCATCCATCTTTCTAATATCTCTTTTTCTATAACCGGATCATTCTTAGCATTCCCAATGAAAGATTTATATTTAGTATTTCTTAGTTGATCTTCAGCCCCCATTACAATGAAAGGAAATATATAATCTGTCAAAGATTGCGTCGATATCCCAATGTTTTCTTTGTCTTTTTTTACTGATTTAACGTAGGTGCCACTACCTCTTTTTGATATTAAATACCCTTCGTTTTCTAAATCTGATAATGCTTTTCGAACCGTTTGACGACTTACAGAAAAGTATTCCGCTAACTTATTTTCTGACAGAATCTTATCTCCTTTTTTTAAATGTCCACTTCTCATCTGATCTAAGATGTATTCTTTGATTATTTCTTGTTTTGTTTTTTTCACTGCAGATACTCCTCCATAATATTTCTTTGTTTTTTTATTATAAATCTTATTGTATTATATCATCTATTTTCTCAACCAAACATTCATAGGTCCTTCTTCCCTGTTTGCCCAAGAGAAATATGGAACTAGAGTCATATTAATTTCTTTTGTATTCATTTCTCTATTCTTTAACTGTTTATACAACTTTCCTTTCCAATCCTTTAAATCTTTAACGTATCCTTTGGTCTTTAATTTAAGTATTTTTTTTGATCCTATTTCAAAATTTTCCTGCTCAAAATCCCCGTTAACGTCGATTATATAGTTCCATACGTCGCCATCTTTATTATCTGCTTGTTCTGCGCAATATACCAAAGGTCCTCTTTTTATTGCTACTTTTTCAAGATTTTCCCTTACAAAAGGATGACTTTCTAAATAATTTATGGTTATTGGAAAATCTAATTCAATTTCATGTGTACCCATCCAATTTTTATGAATTTCAATAAAACCTTTTTCGGTATTTTTAGAGATCTTCTCTCCATCAACTACTATTTCATAACTATCTACCCATGAAGGTTTTCTTAGAAATACCTTGAAAGTATTATCTCCTTTTGTTGAGATGTTTACTCTTATCTTTCCATCCCAAGGGTAGTCTGTTTCTTGAGTTATTACAACTTTCTTTCCACCAAACTCCAAATTAGCTTCGCTCTTTTCGTACAGATTAATGTAAATTCCATCCTTAGATGTTGCATACATGTATCCAGAAAAAGAGGTTAGAGTTCTTGCAATGTTAGGTGGACAACATGCACATTCATACCATTGCTGTCTTCTATGCCTTCCTCTATCTTCTAGAGGATTTACATAAAAATAATGTCTACCATCTATAGAAATCCCAGATAACAATCCATTATATAACACTAATTCCATTAAATCAGCATATTTGGCATCACCCGTTACTAAAAGCATTCTATAGTTCCACATAAATAAAGCTATTGCAGCACAAGTTTCAGTATATGCTCTTCTATTTGGAAGTTCATATTCTTCTCCAAATGATTCCCCGTCATATCGTGATCCTGCACCACCTGTCACATACATTTTTTTGGTAACTAGATTATTCCAAAGTTTTTCTAAAGTAGAAAATAACTCTTCGTCACCTGTTTCCAAATAAATATCCGTTGCTCCATTACAAAGGTACAACATTCTTACAGCATGACCTGTCATCTCTTCTAATCCTTTGAAAGGCTTATGATCTATATAATATTCTGGATTGAAGAATTTGTAGGTGCTTGCATATCCATTTCCTCGCTCTTCTAAGAAATATTTAGCAAGATCTAAATATTTTTGATTGTTTGTTTCACGGTATAACTCAACTAACGCCATTTCAATTTCTGGATGTCCAGGTGCCCCTCTTTTTTTATCTAGACCAAAGGTGTTTGCAATTAAATCAGCAAATTTAATTGCTACATTAAAAAGAGTGTCTTCTCCAGTTATCCTTTTATGAGCAATAGCTGCCTGTATTAAATGACCTGCACAATATAACTCGTGTTTTGTTGCTAAATCACTCCACCTTTCTTTCTTTTTCTCAAAAGTAAAGTAAGTATTTATGTATCCATCTTTGTCTTGAGCATCTCTGATTTCTTGAATCGTATTATCTATTTTTTCTTTTAATTGTTTATCGTCATTATCTATAAACAGTAAAGCATAAGAAGCTGCTTCCAACCATTTGTATACATCAGAATCACTAAAGACCATTCCTCTAAATGAACCCTCTTTTTTTCCAGAAGCTATTCTGAAATTATCTAAAGTTCCCGAGTCTTCTAAAATTTTATATTGGCTAGGGATAGTATCTTCTAACATTGTTTTTAAATATTCTCCCATGAAACCACTTATCTCCACAGAATCAATAGAAAATGGTGTTATCTTGTTTTTCGATGAATCTAAAAAGTTTATTATTTTTGCTCTAGTCATTTTTTTATTCCTCCTCACATAATATATAATATCTGTTTAGCTTATTACTTCTAGTTAATCTGTTTTTTTACTACTTTTGGACTTATAGAATAGTAATTAGTCATAAGGATAAACTCTTTTATTACCTATTAACTTTTATTTTTTTAGCAACTAAATCTTTACTTAAACAAAAATATTTTAGTATTCATTTAATTGCTCCAGCTGTCATTCCTTGAACAATATATTTTTGCAAAAAAATAAATAATATCACGATAGGTATAATAGCTAAAGTTGAAAAAGCCATAACTTTACTCCAATCTTGAATCTGAGCGCTTAAATAATTATATAGACCAACTGTAGCGGGATATTTTTCTTGATTTTGTAGAAAAGTACTAGCAAAAATAAAGTCCCCGTATCCCCAAACAAAACTAATAACTCCAACAATTGTTAAACCACTACTAGATAAAGGCCATGTTATTTTAAGAAATGATTGAAATTTATTACAACCGTCTATTCGCGCAGCCTCTTCAAGCTCCATAGGAATTTGCAAAAAAGTTGTTCTTAATATAATAGTAGCAAAAGGTATTGCAAAAGTTGCATTCGCCAAGATTACTGAGAGATATGTATTTAATAAGCCTAAATCATTAAAAAAAAGGTACAAAGGAGTTGCTACAACGATTTGAGGAAGCATTTGAGATATCAAGAAAAAAAGTAATATAATAGTAACCAATTTAGAATGCATTCTTGCAATTGCATATCCAGCTAAAGAAGATGCTAATATTACTATAATTGTGCTTGAAATAGCTATAATTAAGCTGTTTGCTATATTCTTAATTACTCCATCATTAATTGCAGTTTTTATATTTTCCAGAGTTAATTGCCTAGGTATAAAAGTGGGCGGATAAGAGCGAAATTCAGAGCTATGTTTTAATGATGAGGAAATCATCCAATAAATAGGAAAAAAATACAATACTGTTATCAAAATAATTATCGCAACAATAAAAATTTTTTTAAGCATAACTTTCCTCCTTGCTTGTTACTTTTATATAAAATATTGATATAATCAACATAATAAAAAGTAAAATATTAGAAATTGCAGCCCCTTGACCAAATTCAAAAAATTTTAAAGACATTTGATAAGACCAAACAGAAAGAATGTTTGAGGCATTAACTGGTCCTCCTCCTGTCATAGTTATTATTAGTCCAAAAACTTTAAGAGTAAAAATAGTTCCTAAAATTAAAGTAGCAAAAATAGTAGGTTTTAGTAGAGGTAATGTTATATGATAAAATTGCTTTATTTTATTAGCTCCATCTATTCTAGCTGCTTCATATATATCAGATGGAAGTCCACTTAATCCCCCAATTAGTAACATCATATTAAAAGGAATTCCGTACCAAATATTAGCTATGATAATCCCTAATAATGCGTAGTTTGGATCGCTGAGCCAAGAAATCGGATTTCTAATAAAGTTGAATTCCATCAATATATAATTTATTGCACCACCTTGTGTTGACAAGAGCCATTTCCAAGTTGTTGCAACAACGATATCCGGTAGAACCCATCCTAAAAAAATAAAACTTCTACAAAAATTATTTAATTTTGAAGGAATATCTTTCCTTGTTAAAATCAAAGCAAAAATAAAACCGATTATAAACTGAAAAAAAACACTAGCGGCAGTGAAAACAATCGTATTAAATAATACAAGCAAGAAATCCGAAGAATGAAGAACATCTTTATAATTTTTGAATCCTATAAAAGCTTTACTTGGTAAATTTATAGTAAATAAATTAAAATTTTGAAAACTTATAATTATATTATAAACAATAGGGTAAATTGCAAAAACACATAAAAAGAAAAGTGCAGGAATTAAAAAAAATAGTAAATAACCCTCATTTTTATACCATTTTTTTATTTTATACTTATTCATTAACTTCCCTCCACAATATTTTCTTATTCCTAATATATTTTTAAATCATTTTGTTATTTACTTTAATTCAAAAATGATATAAATGAAAATCTCTAAGATCTTGCTTTCGTGAGCAAGATCTTAGAGATAAAAAGACAGCTCTTAAAGTAATTTTTTTATATTATTGGCAGCTTCTTTCAAAGCTTGTTCTGGTGATGCTTGACCAGAAAAAGCTTTTTGAAAAGCTATTTGAATATAATTTGAAATCTGTGGCCATTGAGGGTGAGGACCTCTAGCTTTTGCAAATTCTAATTGCTCAAGAACAACATTCATCGGAAAATTTTGCCATTCTGGATTAAACTCCATTAAACCCCCTCTGCTGGGTAATCTATTGCCATCTTTGAGATGCTGTACATAGTTATTATCATCGTAATATAGCCATTTCAAAAATTCCCATGATTCTTCTTTATGGTCACTTCCGGCCATTATTGCAACATTTTCTCCGCCTAATGCAGAAGCACGAATATTTTTTTTGTTGTTCACAGGTAATAAAGTAATTCCCCAATCGAAGTTTACATCATTTAACGCATCAAACATCCATGGGCCATTTAAAGCCATACCTACTCTTTGTGCTGTAAAGAAATCAAAAGATTCAGTTTGTGTAATATTTAAAACATCAGAAGGAGCCCATCCGTTTTTTATAAAATTGGTAAGAAATTTTATCGCCTCTGCTGCTTCAGGAGTATCTAAGGAATCATAATCTGCTCCAGCCATTTGTATAAAAGGAAGTATTTGAAATGTACCTTCTTCACTCTTGAAAGCAGTAAATATCATCCCATAAATTTCTTTACCCAAAGCACTAATTTTACTTGCTGCTATTTCCAATTCTTCCCAGGTGGCTGGGGGATTATTAGGATCTAATCCCGCTCTTTTAAACATGTCTTTATTATAAAATAATACAAGCGTATTACTATTATCAGGCAAACCATAAATTTTATTATTGAATGTAACGGAAGCTAAAGGGCCTTCAAATATTTGATTAGTTTTTTCTACAACCTCTTCACTTTTAACTTTTGAAGTAATATCCTCAAAAGCTCCCATACTGGCAAAAGAGGCGTGACTAGCTATTTCAACATATACTATATCTGGTACATTACCTGATAAAACAGCTCGAGTAATTTGGGGATTTAAATTCTCGTAGGGAATATAGGTATATTTAACTTTAACATCTCCATGTGTATTGTTCCACCGTTCAACAGTATCATATATACCATGTACTCCTTGAGTAAAATATCCCCATATTTCCAAAGTTACCGTTTCTCCTAATAAAATGTATGAACAAAATATGAATAAAACAATCAATGAAAAAGCTTTTGTAACTCTTCTAAAGTTTCTCTTTTTACCAAAAAACATAGTAGATCCTCCTTTGAATTTAAATTTATATTACAAATTTGCGATTTTTATCATTCAATACTCACAGTTTTTAAAGGCAATAATCTTCTCCTATGTACAAACATTCTGAGTTTAAATACTTGCTTGATTTGATTGATCAGATTGATTGTGTGTAGCCCCTGATGTTGAAACGATAATCTCAGGTCGGTAAAACTCGTTTTCCTCATTGTTATTTATTTAAAATCGTATTTGTTCAAAAGGTTAAAGTTATAATTCCACAGAACTGATTCGTTACCCATTTTCTCTCAAGCTATAGGATCTGATCTATTTTTCTTTTCCCTTTTGAACTTTCTATTTCTCTTTTTAAGCATTATTTTGATAATTCTTTACTCGATCAGATTATAGA is a window of Defluviitoga tunisiensis DNA encoding:
- a CDS encoding carbohydrate ABC transporter permease, with translation MLKKIFIVAIIILITVLYFFPIYWMISSSLKHSSEFRSYPPTFIPRQLTLENIKTAINDGVIKNIANSLIIAISSTIIVILASSLAGYAIARMHSKLVTIILLFFLISQMLPQIVVATPLYLFFNDLGLLNTYLSVILANATFAIPFATIILRTTFLQIPMELEEAARIDGCNKFQSFLKITWPLSSSGLTIVGVISFVWGYGDFIFASTFLQNQEKYPATVGLYNYLSAQIQDWSKVMAFSTLAIIPIVILFIFLQKYIVQGMTAGAIK
- a CDS encoding glycoside hydrolase family 127 protein, which produces MTRAKIINFLDSSKNKITPFSIDSVEISGFMGEYLKTMLEDTIPSQYKILEDSGTLDNFRIASGKKEGSFRGMVFSDSDVYKWLEAASYALLFIDNDDKQLKEKIDNTIQEIRDAQDKDGYINTYFTFEKKKERWSDLATKHELYCAGHLIQAAIAHKRITGEDTLFNVAIKFADLIANTFGLDKKRGAPGHPEIEMALVELYRETNNQKYLDLAKYFLEERGNGYASTYKFFNPEYYIDHKPFKGLEEMTGHAVRMLYLCNGATDIYLETGDEELFSTLEKLWNNLVTKKMYVTGGAGSRYDGESFGEEYELPNRRAYTETCAAIALFMWNYRMLLVTGDAKYADLMELVLYNGLLSGISIDGRHYFYVNPLEDRGRHRRQQWYECACCPPNIARTLTSFSGYMYATSKDGIYINLYEKSEANLEFGGKKVVITQETDYPWDGKIRVNISTKGDNTFKVFLRKPSWVDSYEIVVDGEKISKNTEKGFIEIHKNWMGTHEIELDFPITINYLESHPFVRENLEKVAIKRGPLVYCAEQADNKDGDVWNYIIDVNGDFEQENFEIGSKKILKLKTKGYVKDLKDWKGKLYKQLKNREMNTKEINMTLVPYFSWANREEGPMNVWLRK
- a CDS encoding carbohydrate ABC transporter permease, with amino-acid sequence MNKYKIKKWYKNEGYLLFFLIPALFFLCVFAIYPIVYNIIISFQNFNLFTINLPSKAFIGFKNYKDVLHSSDFLLVLFNTIVFTAASVFFQFIIGFIFALILTRKDIPSKLNNFCRSFIFLGWVLPDIVVATTWKWLLSTQGGAINYILMEFNFIRNPISWLSDPNYALLGIIIANIWYGIPFNMMLLIGGLSGLPSDIYEAARIDGANKIKQFYHITLPLLKPTIFATLILGTIFTLKVFGLIITMTGGGPVNASNILSVWSYQMSLKFFEFGQGAAISNILLFIMLIISIFYIKVTSKEESYA
- a CDS encoding ABC transporter substrate-binding protein, whose amino-acid sequence is MFFGKKRNFRRVTKAFSLIVLFIFCSYILLGETVTLEIWGYFTQGVHGIYDTVERWNNTHGDVKVKYTYIPYENLNPQITRAVLSGNVPDIVYVEIASHASFASMGAFEDITSKVKSEEVVEKTNQIFEGPLASVTFNNKIYGLPDNSNTLVLFYNKDMFKRAGLDPNNPPATWEELEIAASKISALGKEIYGMIFTAFKSEEGTFQILPFIQMAGADYDSLDTPEAAEAIKFLTNFIKNGWAPSDVLNITQTESFDFFTAQRVGMALNGPWMFDALNDVNFDWGITLLPVNNKKNIRASALGGENVAIMAGSDHKEESWEFLKWLYYDDNNYVQHLKDGNRLPSRGGLMEFNPEWQNFPMNVVLEQLEFAKARGPHPQWPQISNYIQIAFQKAFSGQASPEQALKEAANNIKKLL